DNA from Xanthomonas hyacinthi:
TATTTCACCTTGGAGAACATGCCGTGCAGCGCGTGGCCGAACTCGTGGAACAGGGTGGTGACGTCGTCGAAGCTGAGCAGCGCCGGCTGGCCGGGCGCGGGCTTGGTGAAGTTGCAGACGTTGTAGACCACCGGCTTGGCGCCGGTGAGGCCGTCCTGCTCGACGAACACGTCCATCCACGCGCCGCCGGACTTGCTGTCGCGCTTGTAGTAGTCGGTGTAGAACAGCGCCATCGAGGTGCCGTCCTGGTCGAACACTTCGTACACCTTCATGTCCGGGTTGTAGGTCGGAATGTCGGTGCGTTCCTTGAAGGTGATGCCGTACAGCTCGGTGGCGGCGTAGAACACGCCGTTCTTGAGCACGTTGTCCAGCTCGAAGTACGGCTTGATCTGCGAGGCGTCCAGGTCGTACTTGGCCTTGCGCACCTGCTCGGCGTAGAAGTCCCAATCCGACGCGGCGAGCTTGAAGCCGCCCTTCTGCGCGTCGATCACCTTCTGCATCTCGGCGACTTCGCTGCGCGCCTTGGCGGTGGCCGCCGGCACGGTGTCGGTGAGCAGCTTCAGCGCCGCGGCCGGGGTCTTGGCCATCTGGTCGCCCAGGCTGTAGGCGGCGTAGCTGTCGAAGCCGAGCAGCCTGGCCTTCTGCGCGCGCAGCTGGGCCAGGCGCTGGATGGTCTGGCGGGTGTCGTTGGCGTCGCCCTTCTCGGCGCGCGACTGCGAGGCGGCCATCACCTGAGTGCGCAGCGCGCGGTCCTTCAGCGAGGCCAGCACCGGCTGCTGGGTGGTGTTCTGCAGCGCGAGCAGGTACTTGCCGTCGAGCTTGCGCGCCGCGGCGTCCTGCGCGGCCGAGGCGATGTCGCCTTCGGACAGGCCGTCGAGCCTGGCCTTGTCGTCCACCACCACCGCGCCGGCGGCGGTGGCCGCGACCAGCTTGGTGTGGAACTGGGTGGCCAGCGTGGTTTCCTCGACGTTGAGCTTGCGCAGCGTGGCCTTGTCGGCATCGGACAGCTGCGCGCCGGCGCGCACGAACTCTTCGTAGTCGCGCTCGAGCAGGCGCTTCTGCTCCGGCTCCAGGTTCAGCGTGTCGCGCTGATCGTAGAGCGACGTGATCCGCGCGAACAGCTTCGGATCCAGGCTGATCTCGTCCTGGTGCTCGGCCAGCTTCGGCGCCACCGCTTCCTGGATCTTCTGCCGCGCGTCGTTGGTGTCGGCCTGGACCAGGCCGAAGAAGATGCGGCTGACCCGGTTCAGGGTCTCGCCGCTGCGCTCCATCGCCTCGATGGTGTTGGCGAAGCTGGCCGGCTCGGCGTTGTCGGCGATCCTGCGGATCTCGGCCAGGTGCTGCTTCATGCCCTCTTCGAAGGCGGGCAGGTAGTCGGCGTCCTTGATCTTGTCGAACGGCGGCGCCTGGAACGGCAGCGTGCTGGCGCTCAACAGCGGATTGGCGGCGGCGGGTGCGGGGGACTGCGAAGCAGCGGGGGCAGCAGGCACGGGGGTGGACTCCTTACCGGAACAGGCGGCTAGCGCCAGGCTGATGGCGGCGGCCAGAACGACAGTACGCGACATGGGGGTGGAACTCCTGACAGGGACACGGTGGCGGGGCAGCCGCGCACGCTACGCGGTTTGCGCGGGGTGGGCATGTGCCATTGGATCTGGGGGTGGGCCAGCGGGTCAGGTTGGCGATGGCGGCAGGAACTGCCTGGATTGAGGGTTCCCCGCGTCGCGACTGAAGTCCCACAAGGAGCGTCGCAGTCGCCGCCGTGTCGGCCATGCCCACTGTGGGAGTCGCGACGGGCCTTGCCCGGAATGCAGGGACCGGCTGGCGCTCGCCAGCCGGCCGACACATGGGTTACAGCGCCCCCGGCAGCGGCAGCGCCTCGTCCTTGAAGATCGCCACGTGCGGCACGCCGTCGGCGCCGATCCAGCCGCGGTACATGCCCTCGGTGTTGAACGGGAAGGCGACGCTGCCGTCGGCGCCCAGCGCGATCGCGCCGCCGTCGCCGCCGGCCTTGGGAATCTGCCGGTCGATCACCGCCTCGGCCGCCTGCGCCAGGCTCTGCCCGGCGTACTTGACCCGCGCGCAGATGTCGTAGGCCGCCACCGCGCGGATGTAGTACTCGCCCCAGCCGGTGCCGGACACCGCGCAGCGGCTGTCGGCATAGGTGCCGGCGCCGATGATCGGCGAGTCGCCGACGCGGCCGTAGCGCTTGTTGGTCATGCCGCCGGTGGAGGTGCCCGCGGCCAGCCGGCCCTGCGTGTCCAGCGCCAGCGCGCCGACCGTGCCGAAGTGCCTGGCGGTCTCCAGGTCGGCGTGCGCCTGCTTGTTCGCCTCTTCCTGCAGCGCCTGCTGCAGCTGCTTCCAGCGCTTGTCGGTGCGGAAGTAGGACGGATCGACCAGGGTCACCCCGTGCTGGCGCGCGAACACCTCCGCGCCGTCGCCGACCAGCATCACGTGCTCGGACTGGTCCATCACCGCGCGCGCCAGCTGGATCGGATTCTTCACCCGGTGCACCCCGGCCACCGCGCCGGCCTTGCCGCTGGCGCCGTCCATGATCGCCGCGTCCAGTTCGTTGCGGCCGTCGTGGGTGAACACCGCGCCCTTGCCGGCGTTGAACTGCGGCGAATCCTCCAGCACCGCGATCGCCGCGGCGACCGCGTCCACCGCCGGCTTGCCCTGCGTCAGCAATGCCTGCCCGGTGCGCAAGGCCGTTTCCATCGCCGCGCGCGCCTCGGCCAGGTCGGCGGCGCTGCTGCTGGTGCGCTCGACCCCGGCACCGCCGTGGATCACCAGGGTGGTGGCGGGAATCTCGCGCATCTGCCCATCGCGCACCGCGTAGTAGCGGTGGAACACCGGCGCATCGACCCGGCCGTCGGGCAGGTGCAGGGTGGAGCCGGGGCCGACGCCAACGGTCTCGATGCGCGCGGCCTGCAGCGGCTGCCCGGGCGGCGTGGGCGGCTGCAGCGGGCCGGCGACCACGGTGGCGCCTGCCTGCGGATCGGTGGCATAGACCCGCGCGCTGCCGTCGCCTTCCACCGCCAAGGCGGCGCTCTCGTCCACGCCCAGGCCGATCAGCGGCTGCCCGGCCGGGGCCAGCGTCGCCGCCTTGGCGCGGAACGCGAACAGCCGGCCGAGCCGGTCGCGTTCCTTGAAGTGGGTGTCGGTGATGACGCGCTTGAGCAGGTCCAGGTGCAGGAAGTCGGTCTCGATGGTGGTGGCCGGCCCCAGCGGATCGGCCAGCGCCGGCGCGCTGGTCAGGCTGCCGCCGTCCATCGACCCGTACAGGTACTCGCCGAGCATCGCCAGACCGGCGCTGGTGCCGCCGAGCGGCTTGCCGGCGCGCACGTGCGCGTCCAGCGCCGCCGCCACCGGCGTGCCTTTCCAGTCGCGCACGTAGCGCGACTGGTCGCCGCCGGCGATGAAGATGCCGTCGGCGCGGGCCAGGCTGCGCAGCAGCGCCGGATCGCTGGACGCGCCGCGGCCGCTGAACACGAAGGTCTCCACCGAGGCCACGCCGCCGACGTCGCGATAGAACTCCTCGGCCACCTCGTTGCCCTGCGAGGCGCGCAGCACCACCACGTGGCCGTGCCCGGCCTTGGCCATGAACCAGCGCAGCGCGTCGTAGTTGCGGTCGCCGCCGCCCATCAGCAGCAGCCCCGGCGCGACCGGGCCGGGCGTAGCCAGGGCCGGGTCGCCGACCAGGTACTGGCGGTAATCGCGGGCGGCGGCGGGCGCGGCCAGGCACAGGCCCAGCAGTGCCACCAGCCAGGGCCGGAACGTGCCGACGGAACGGGTCATGCGGATCTCCTCGAGGGGCGGACGGGAACCGGACGGGCGGTTCGTTGCAGACAGGGGACGAACGGCGGCGCGGTTTCCCCCCATGCCGTTGTACCGGTTCGCAGCGGTGCGCGGGCGCTGCCACGCGGGCGGACGATCGGCTAATGTGGGATGCATGCCCGCCTCCCTCGACGATTGGTTCGTCCACGAGATCCTCGTCCACGAGCAGGCGCTGAGCGGTTACCTGCGGCGCTGCTGGCCGCAGCGCGACGAATGGCACGACCTGCGCCAGGAGATCTACGTGCGCGTCTACGAGGCCGCCGGCAAGGCGCGGCCGAGCCTGCCCAAGTCGTTCCTGTTCGCCACCGCGCGGCACCTGATGAGCGACCGGCTGCGCCGCAGCCGGGTGGTGTCGATCGAGGCAGTGGGTGATTTGGAGTCGCTGCACGTCCTGGTAGACGAGCTGTCGCCGGAACGCTGGTGCGGCGGGCGGCAGGTACTGGGACGGCTGGCGGCCGCCTTCGACCGCCTGCCCGACCGCTGCCCGCAGCGTGATCTGGCTGCGGCGGGTCGAGGAACTGTCGCAAAAGGAGGTGGCCGTGCGTCTGGGCATCAGCGAGAAGACCGTGGAAAAGCACGTGGCCAAGGGCATGCGCCTGCTGGCCGATCATTTTCATGGCGACGACGGCGCGCGTGCGCCCGCGGCGCCGCGGCGGGCACGGGCGCAGGATGGACAGCAGGCGGATTGAGCTGCGCGCGGCGGCATGGCTGGCGCGGCGCGACCGCGACGACTGGTCGCCGCAGCAGCAGGCGCGGCTGGAAGCGTGGTTGGCGGCGGCCACCGCGCACCGGGTTGCGTTCGTGCGCCTGCAGGCGGCGTGGCAGGAAAGCGGGCGGCTGCAGGCGCTGGGCGCGGGCCAGCGCGACGGCCACATTCCGCCGCGCGGCAGCTGGCGCGGGCTGGCGGGTAACGACAGCGCGGCGAGCGACAGCGCATCGGCAGCGGCCTCACCCGAAGCACCGACCGACCTCGGCCAGCTGCGCTTCGCGCCACGCCCGCCCGCGCGTGCGCGACGGCGCTGGCCGCTGGCGCTGGCCGCGACGCTGCTGCTCGGCGCCGCGCTCGGCCTGGGCTGGCGCCACTCCGCGGCGCCGCCGGCGGTCGCCTACGCCAGCGCCACCGGCAGCCTGCGCCCGCTGGCGTTGGCCGACGGCTCGCACGCCACGTTGAGCAGCGACAGCCGGATCGACGTGGCACTGTCGCGCGCGCAGCGGCATATCGACCTGCAGCGCGGCGAGGCGTTCTTCGAAGTGAGCAAGGACCCGGCGCGTCCGTTCGTGGTCGCCAGCGGCGCGCGCCAGGTCGTGGCGGTCGGCACGCGCTTCGCGGTGCGCCGCGATGCCGACGCGCTGCGCGTGGTGGTCACCGAGGGCACGGTGCGGCTGGAATCGGCGGCGCATCCAAAGGCGCCACCGACCCTGCTGCCGGCCGGCAGCATCGCCCTGGCCGGCCCGCACGGGGTGCTGGTACGCCGCGTCGCGCTGGCCGAGGCCGAACGCGCGCTGGACTGGCGCAACGGCTACCTGAGCTTCGACGACACCCCGCTGCAGGCCGCGGTGGCCGAGTTCAACCGCTACAACACGGTCAAGCTGCAGGTGGCCGATGCCGGCGCCGGCGCGCTGCGCGTGGGCGGCAATTTCCGCTGGTCCAATACCGAAGCGTTCGTGCGCCTGCTCGAGCAGGGCTTCCCGATCCGCGCCGAGCGCCACGGCGACCAGGTGCTGTTGCACAGCCGCTGAGCGCTTCAATGCGCGGGCGTGCATCGCGGCAGGGGGGATTTGCGCACATCGTTCGTCCTGTCTAACGGGGGCGTGGCCTTGCGCCTGTGTCAGGGGAGAAAACTCGATGCGATATCCGA
Protein-coding regions in this window:
- the dcp gene encoding peptidyl-dipeptidase Dcp, with the protein product MSRTVVLAAAISLALAACSGKESTPVPAAPAASQSPAPAAANPLLSASTLPFQAPPFDKIKDADYLPAFEEGMKQHLAEIRRIADNAEPASFANTIEAMERSGETLNRVSRIFFGLVQADTNDARQKIQEAVAPKLAEHQDEISLDPKLFARITSLYDQRDTLNLEPEQKRLLERDYEEFVRAGAQLSDADKATLRKLNVEETTLATQFHTKLVAATAAGAVVVDDKARLDGLSEGDIASAAQDAAARKLDGKYLLALQNTTQQPVLASLKDRALRTQVMAASQSRAEKGDANDTRQTIQRLAQLRAQKARLLGFDSYAAYSLGDQMAKTPAAALKLLTDTVPAATAKARSEVAEMQKVIDAQKGGFKLAASDWDFYAEQVRKAKYDLDASQIKPYFELDNVLKNGVFYAATELYGITFKERTDIPTYNPDMKVYEVFDQDGTSMALFYTDYYKRDSKSGGAWMDVFVEQDGLTGAKPVVYNVCNFTKPAPGQPALLSFDDVTTLFHEFGHALHGMFSKVKYPSIAGTATSRDFVEFPSQFNEHWASDPKVFAHYAKHYQTGEAMPAELVEKIKKARTFNQGYATTEYLSAALLDLAWHTQPADAPLQDVDTFEAEALKKFKVDLAEVPPRYRTTYFDHIWGGGYSAGYYAYFWSEVLDDDAFEWFKENGGLSRKNGDVFRAKILSRGNSVDLATLYRDFRGKDPSVEPLLENRGLK
- a CDS encoding isoaspartyl peptidase/L-asparaginase family protein, which codes for MREIPATTLVIHGGAGVERTSSSAADLAEARAAMETALRTGQALLTQGKPAVDAVAAAIAVLEDSPQFNAGKGAVFTHDGRNELDAAIMDGASGKAGAVAGVHRVKNPIQLARAVMDQSEHVMLVGDGAEVFARQHGVTLVDPSYFRTDKRWKQLQQALQEEANKQAHADLETARHFGTVGALALDTQGRLAAGTSTGGMTNKRYGRVGDSPIIGAGTYADSRCAVSGTGWGEYYIRAVAAYDICARVKYAGQSLAQAAEAVIDRQIPKAGGDGGAIALGADGSVAFPFNTEGMYRGWIGADGVPHVAIFKDEALPLPGAL
- a CDS encoding sigma factor-like helix-turn-helix DNA-binding protein, which produces MIWLRRVEELSQKEVAVRLGISEKTVEKHVAKGMRLLADHFHGDDGARAPAAPRRARAQDGQQAD
- a CDS encoding FecR family protein, coding for MDSRRIELRAAAWLARRDRDDWSPQQQARLEAWLAAATAHRVAFVRLQAAWQESGRLQALGAGQRDGHIPPRGSWRGLAGNDSAASDSASAAASPEAPTDLGQLRFAPRPPARARRRWPLALAATLLLGAALGLGWRHSAAPPAVAYASATGSLRPLALADGSHATLSSDSRIDVALSRAQRHIDLQRGEAFFEVSKDPARPFVVASGARQVVAVGTRFAVRRDADALRVVVTEGTVRLESAAHPKAPPTLLPAGSIALAGPHGVLVRRVALAEAERALDWRNGYLSFDDTPLQAAVAEFNRYNTVKLQVADAGAGALRVGGNFRWSNTEAFVRLLEQGFPIRAERHGDQVLLHSR